From the Carya illinoinensis cultivar Pawnee chromosome 4, C.illinoinensisPawnee_v1, whole genome shotgun sequence genome, one window contains:
- the LOC122307202 gene encoding zinc finger A20 and AN1 domain-containing stress-associated protein 6-like, producing the protein MEQESQKRKVDEMGLEPSNPPILCTNNCGFFGNASTNNLCSKCYKDSLLKQKNDNIVLQKKVSDETSVEDKAQVKGVLEVNQSRVEEGASSVNPAKPPANRCSFCRKRVGLTGFKCRCGLTFCSLHRYSDKHNCLFDYKIAGQEAIEKANPVVKADKIEKI; encoded by the coding sequence ATGGAACAAGAATCACAAAAAAGGAAGGTTGATGAGATGGGCCTTGAGCCCTCGAACCCGCCCATTCTTTGCACGAATAACTGTGGATTCTTTGGGAACGCAAGTACTAATAATCTTTGCTCCAAATGCTATAAAGACTCTCTTTTGAAACAGAAGAACGATAATATAGTTTTACAAAAGAAAGTGAGCGATGAAACAAGCGTGGAGGATAAGGCTCAAGTTAAAGGGGTTTTGGAAGTGAACCAGAGTCGAGTTGAGGAAGGGGCTTCATCCGTGAACCCTGCGAAGCCACCTGCAAATCGTTGCAGCTTCTGTAGGAAGCGGGTGGGGCTGACAGGGTTCAAGTGTCGGTGCGGATTGACATTTTGCTCGCTGCATCGCTACTCTGACAAGCACAACTGCTTGTTCGATTACAAGATCGCTGGGCAGGAAGCTATTGAGAAGGCGAATCCTGTTGTGAAGGCCGACAAGATTGAGAAGATATGA
- the LOC122307201 gene encoding S-adenosylmethionine carrier 1, chloroplastic/mitochondrial-like isoform X3, whose translation MRNSLLERKKSFASVSMGEEKPFDFFRTFFEGVIAGGAAGVVVEAALYPIDTIKTRLQAVHGGGKIDLNGLYSGLTGNLTGVLPASALFVGVYEPTKQKLLKTFPENLSAAAHFTAGVVGGFATSFIRVPTEIVKQRMQIGQFTSAPDAVRLIISKEGFKGLYAGYGSFLLRDLPFDAIQFCIYEQLRIGYKAAAKRDLNDPENAIIGAFAGALTGAITTPLDVIKTRLMIQVILMSDIKLLYGILSKGSANQYKGIFDCVQTIVRKEGPTALLKGIEPRVLWIGIGGSIFFGVLESTKRLLAQRLPAPHQDSNTKHG comes from the exons ATGCGGAACTCACTGCTGGAAAGAAAGAAGTCATTTGCATCAGTTAGCATGGGAGAAGAAAAGCCATTTGACTTTTTTCGTACTTTCTTTG AGGGTGTTATAGCTGGTGGTGCAGCCGGTGTTGTTGTTGAGGCTGCTTTATACCCTATTGATACAATAAAGACACGGCTGCAG GCTGTGCATGGTGGTGGGAAAATAGATTTGAATGGCCTTTATTCTGGGTTGACTGGAAATCTTACCGGTGTCCTACC GGCTTCTGCTTTGTTTGTTGGGGTCTACGAACCTACAAAACAGAAATTGTTAAAGACTTTTCCTGAAAATCTTAGTGCCGCAGCTCATTTT ACTGCAGGTGTTGTAGGGGGCTTTGCCACTTCTTTCATTCGTGTTCCAACAGAG ATTGTTAAGCAAAGGATGCAGATTGGGCAATTTACTTCAGCTCCTGATGCCGTTCGCCTTATTATTTCTAAGGAGGGATTCAAAGGACTATATGCG GGATATGGATCTTTCCTATTACGAGATTTGCCATTTGATGCCATTCAATTTTGCATCTATGAACAGCTTCGAATTGGTTACAAGGCAGCG GCAAAGAGAGATCTAAATGATCCTGAGAATGCCATTATTGGTGCTTTTGCCG gtgCACTAACTGGGGCTATAACTACTCCACTTGATGTGATTAAGACAAGGTTGATGATTCAG GTAATTTTAATGTCAGATATAAAGCTATTATATGGTATTCTTTCAAAGGGATCTGCAAACCAGTACAAAGGAATATTTGATTGTGTTCAAACTATCGTTAGAAAAGAAGGACCAACTGCTCTACTGAAG gGCATTGAGCCAAGAGTTTTGTGGATAGGCATAGGCGGCTCAATCTTTTTTGGTGTCCTTGAGAGTACGAAGCGGCTTCTCGCCCAAAGGCTTCCTGCACCTCACCAAGATTCAAATACCAAGCATGGTTAA
- the LOC122307201 gene encoding S-adenosylmethionine carrier 1, chloroplastic/mitochondrial-like isoform X4, which yields MLLMNWVCTTLIPSFEAEKLLRSFPLNRASALFVGVYEPTKQKLLKTFPENLSAAAHFTAGVVGGFATSFIRVPTEIVKQRMQIGQFTSAPDAVRLIISKEGFKGLYAGYGSFLLRDLPFDAIQFCIYEQLRIGYKAAAKRDLNDPENAIIGAFAGALTGAITTPLDVIKTRLMIQVILMSDIKLLYGILSKGSANQYKGIFDCVQTIVRKEGPTALLKGIEPRVLWIGIGGSIFFGVLESTKRLLAQRLPAPHQDSNTKHG from the exons ATGTTACTTATGAACTGGGTTTGCACAACCTTAATTCCGAGTTTTGAAGCTGAAAAACTACTCCGGTCATTCCCTTTGAACAG GGCTTCTGCTTTGTTTGTTGGGGTCTACGAACCTACAAAACAGAAATTGTTAAAGACTTTTCCTGAAAATCTTAGTGCCGCAGCTCATTTT ACTGCAGGTGTTGTAGGGGGCTTTGCCACTTCTTTCATTCGTGTTCCAACAGAG ATTGTTAAGCAAAGGATGCAGATTGGGCAATTTACTTCAGCTCCTGATGCCGTTCGCCTTATTATTTCTAAGGAGGGATTCAAAGGACTATATGCG GGATATGGATCTTTCCTATTACGAGATTTGCCATTTGATGCCATTCAATTTTGCATCTATGAACAGCTTCGAATTGGTTACAAGGCAGCG GCAAAGAGAGATCTAAATGATCCTGAGAATGCCATTATTGGTGCTTTTGCCG gtgCACTAACTGGGGCTATAACTACTCCACTTGATGTGATTAAGACAAGGTTGATGATTCAG GTAATTTTAATGTCAGATATAAAGCTATTATATGGTATTCTTTCAAAGGGATCTGCAAACCAGTACAAAGGAATATTTGATTGTGTTCAAACTATCGTTAGAAAAGAAGGACCAACTGCTCTACTGAAG gGCATTGAGCCAAGAGTTTTGTGGATAGGCATAGGCGGCTCAATCTTTTTTGGTGTCCTTGAGAGTACGAAGCGGCTTCTCGCCCAAAGGCTTCCTGCACCTCACCAAGATTCAAATACCAAGCATGGTTAA
- the LOC122307201 gene encoding S-adenosylmethionine carrier 1, chloroplastic/mitochondrial-like isoform X2, with translation MGPIKLAADAESSSAASFDTRDRKMRNSLLERKKSFASVSMGEEKPFDFFRTFFEGVIAGGAAGVVVEAALYPIDTIKTRLQAVHGGGKIDLNGLYSGLTGNLTGVLPASALFVGVYEPTKQKLLKTFPENLSAAAHFTAGVVGGFATSFIRVPTEIVKQRMQIGQFTSAPDAVRLIISKEGFKGLYAGYGSFLLRDLPFDAIQFCIYEQLRIGYKAAAKRDLNDPENAIIGAFAGALTGAITTPLDVIKTRLMIQGSANQYKGIFDCVQTIVRKEGPTALLKGIEPRVLWIGIGGSIFFGVLESTKRLLAQRLPAPHQDSNTKHG, from the exons ATGGGTCCTATTAAGCTTGCCGCCGATGCCGAAAGCTCTTCggcagcttcatttg ATACACGTGACAGGAAAATGCGGAACTCACTGCTGGAAAGAAAGAAGTCATTTGCATCAGTTAGCATGGGAGAAGAAAAGCCATTTGACTTTTTTCGTACTTTCTTTG AGGGTGTTATAGCTGGTGGTGCAGCCGGTGTTGTTGTTGAGGCTGCTTTATACCCTATTGATACAATAAAGACACGGCTGCAG GCTGTGCATGGTGGTGGGAAAATAGATTTGAATGGCCTTTATTCTGGGTTGACTGGAAATCTTACCGGTGTCCTACC GGCTTCTGCTTTGTTTGTTGGGGTCTACGAACCTACAAAACAGAAATTGTTAAAGACTTTTCCTGAAAATCTTAGTGCCGCAGCTCATTTT ACTGCAGGTGTTGTAGGGGGCTTTGCCACTTCTTTCATTCGTGTTCCAACAGAG ATTGTTAAGCAAAGGATGCAGATTGGGCAATTTACTTCAGCTCCTGATGCCGTTCGCCTTATTATTTCTAAGGAGGGATTCAAAGGACTATATGCG GGATATGGATCTTTCCTATTACGAGATTTGCCATTTGATGCCATTCAATTTTGCATCTATGAACAGCTTCGAATTGGTTACAAGGCAGCG GCAAAGAGAGATCTAAATGATCCTGAGAATGCCATTATTGGTGCTTTTGCCG gtgCACTAACTGGGGCTATAACTACTCCACTTGATGTGATTAAGACAAGGTTGATGATTCAG GGATCTGCAAACCAGTACAAAGGAATATTTGATTGTGTTCAAACTATCGTTAGAAAAGAAGGACCAACTGCTCTACTGAAG gGCATTGAGCCAAGAGTTTTGTGGATAGGCATAGGCGGCTCAATCTTTTTTGGTGTCCTTGAGAGTACGAAGCGGCTTCTCGCCCAAAGGCTTCCTGCACCTCACCAAGATTCAAATACCAAGCATGGTTAA
- the LOC122307201 gene encoding S-adenosylmethionine carrier 1, chloroplastic/mitochondrial-like isoform X1 gives MGPIKLAADAESSSAASFDTRDRKMRNSLLERKKSFASVSMGEEKPFDFFRTFFEGVIAGGAAGVVVEAALYPIDTIKTRLQAVHGGGKIDLNGLYSGLTGNLTGVLPASALFVGVYEPTKQKLLKTFPENLSAAAHFTAGVVGGFATSFIRVPTEIVKQRMQIGQFTSAPDAVRLIISKEGFKGLYAGYGSFLLRDLPFDAIQFCIYEQLRIGYKAAAKRDLNDPENAIIGAFAGALTGAITTPLDVIKTRLMIQVILMSDIKLLYGILSKGSANQYKGIFDCVQTIVRKEGPTALLKGIEPRVLWIGIGGSIFFGVLESTKRLLAQRLPAPHQDSNTKHG, from the exons ATGGGTCCTATTAAGCTTGCCGCCGATGCCGAAAGCTCTTCggcagcttcatttg ATACACGTGACAGGAAAATGCGGAACTCACTGCTGGAAAGAAAGAAGTCATTTGCATCAGTTAGCATGGGAGAAGAAAAGCCATTTGACTTTTTTCGTACTTTCTTTG AGGGTGTTATAGCTGGTGGTGCAGCCGGTGTTGTTGTTGAGGCTGCTTTATACCCTATTGATACAATAAAGACACGGCTGCAG GCTGTGCATGGTGGTGGGAAAATAGATTTGAATGGCCTTTATTCTGGGTTGACTGGAAATCTTACCGGTGTCCTACC GGCTTCTGCTTTGTTTGTTGGGGTCTACGAACCTACAAAACAGAAATTGTTAAAGACTTTTCCTGAAAATCTTAGTGCCGCAGCTCATTTT ACTGCAGGTGTTGTAGGGGGCTTTGCCACTTCTTTCATTCGTGTTCCAACAGAG ATTGTTAAGCAAAGGATGCAGATTGGGCAATTTACTTCAGCTCCTGATGCCGTTCGCCTTATTATTTCTAAGGAGGGATTCAAAGGACTATATGCG GGATATGGATCTTTCCTATTACGAGATTTGCCATTTGATGCCATTCAATTTTGCATCTATGAACAGCTTCGAATTGGTTACAAGGCAGCG GCAAAGAGAGATCTAAATGATCCTGAGAATGCCATTATTGGTGCTTTTGCCG gtgCACTAACTGGGGCTATAACTACTCCACTTGATGTGATTAAGACAAGGTTGATGATTCAG GTAATTTTAATGTCAGATATAAAGCTATTATATGGTATTCTTTCAAAGGGATCTGCAAACCAGTACAAAGGAATATTTGATTGTGTTCAAACTATCGTTAGAAAAGAAGGACCAACTGCTCTACTGAAG gGCATTGAGCCAAGAGTTTTGTGGATAGGCATAGGCGGCTCAATCTTTTTTGGTGTCCTTGAGAGTACGAAGCGGCTTCTCGCCCAAAGGCTTCCTGCACCTCACCAAGATTCAAATACCAAGCATGGTTAA
- the LOC122308307 gene encoding violaxanthin de-epoxidase, chloroplastic — protein MALAAPPRLPKPMPGFLRTLQFAASQTICHPCSHRRKPSLVPQLRRIALRAPTILPLAVSEAKESAMTEGLPDPPVRIVALFGEGSVSPLKSTPWQEVMLHTAKRLKWVDEGYEMLVFTDSLCKSGDDNATTLQRVSSLADILVIVAVTDQESVLWIQANCENIQNIICFESSRDLVNKLGGSYVLSDKKGKLFDKIVGFSQSKKASESEEVVRTVSEAWDRHNSDDIRFCLLVIINAYIRPVPILKNLRSKGFSTLNCMVKNCGPQILNCLLDPNCRKALQCLNRCSPVDQVCNYRCIASYESPNLEAFSLCVLQKHNCLELDAKIPEKPYVTPMEKFRGKDLCNETAEDLFVGWLGSLNWSWRVVAGQNPAYDQFPCQYQLFYRGKAKGSFWYEPVFQVKTLEEKMVWRRRKYRVKRGKIPGTFYFSVLDNGVVSNEFWTIVDVNNDLSWALFHYSGAARVAGQSYTGAVLVTPDGAYPKDTDRMKLALALEKCGIKDWELYTVDNCSCVDPPLGIPEGASLHSMIEVKDQTWTAV, from the exons ATGGCTCTGGCAGCTCCACCTCGGCTCCCCAAACCCATGCCCGGTTTCTTACGAACCCTCCAGTTCGCCGCCTCCCAAACCATTTGTCATCCGTGTAGCCACCGACGTAAACCGTCTCTGGTTCCGCAACTCAGAAGAATCGCTCTCCGCGCACCGACTATTTTGCCGTTGGCAGTTTCTGAAGCAAAGGAGAGTGCGATGACTGAAGGTTTGCCGGACCCGCCGGTGAGAATAGTGGCCCTCTTCGGCGAGGGAAGTGTGAGCCCTCTGAAATCCACCCCCTGGCAAGAGGTCATGCTTCACACA GCAAAACGACTGAAGTGGGTCGACGAAGGGTATGAAATGCTTGTATTTACTGACAGTTTATGTAAATCCGGTGATGATAATGCTACTACCCTTCAAAGGGTATCGAGCCTTGCAGATATTTTGGTTATTGTTGCAGTTACAGATCAAGAATCAGTTCTGTGGATACAGGCCAACTGTGAAAATATCCAAAACATAATCTGCTTCGAGTCTTCCCGggatttggtaaacaaattagGAGGATCTTATGTACTATCTGATAAAAAAGGAAAGCTATTCGACAAAATTGTAGGATTTTCACAGTCAAAGAAAGCAAGTGAATCTGAGGAAGTAGTTCGGACTGTATCTGAGGCATGGGACCGGCATAATTCTGATGATATAAGGTTCTGTTTGTTGGTTATAATCAATGCATACATAAGGCCGGTACCGATCCTAAAAAATCTGAGATCTAAGGGATTTTCTACCCTGAACTGCATGGTAAAGAACTGTGGGCCTCAGATACTCAACTGCCTCTTGGATCCTAATTGTCGGAAAGCTCTTCAGTGCTTGAACCGGTGCAGTCCTGTAGACCAAGTGTGTAATTATCGGTGTATTGCTTCTTACGAAAGTCCAAATCTAGAAGCATTTTCTCTTTGTGTATTGCAGAAGCACAATTGTCTCGAACTCGACGCAAAGATCCCTGAAAAGCCATACGTGACTCCCATGGAGAAATTCCGAGGGAAGGACTTGTGCAATGAAACTGCTGAAGATCTTTTTGTTGGCTGGTTGGGGAGTTTGAACTGGAGTTGGCGTGTTGTGGCAGGCCAGAACCCAGCTTATGATCAGTTTCCATGCCAGTACCAGTTATTTTATAGGGGAAAGGCAAAAGGATCATTTTGGTATGAGCCAGTTTTTCAGGTTAAAACCTTAGAGGAGAAGATGGTTTGGAGGAGGCGAAAATATAGGGTTAAGAGAGGGAAGATCCCAGGGACATTCTACTTCAGTGTCTTGGATAATGGGGTTGTTTCAAATGAGTTTTGGACAATTGTTGATGTAAATAATGATCTTAGTTGGGCTTTGTTTCATTATAGTGGGGCTGCTCGAGTTGCAGGACAGTCTTACACTGGGGCAGTGCTTGTTACTCCAGATGGGGCATACCCAAAAGATACAGATAGGATGAAATTAGCTCTGGCTTTGGAGAAGTGTGGAATCAAAGATTGGGAGCTATATACAGTAGATAATTGTTCGTGTGTAGATCCTCCGTTAGGTATTCCAGAAGGTGCAAGTTTACATTCTATGATTGAAGTTAAAGATCAGACATGGACCGCAGTGTAG